In the Bradyrhizobium guangzhouense genome, one interval contains:
- a CDS encoding ABC transporter substrate-binding protein, producing the protein MPASDPEAQLQQSHSPQRTTRSLLTVLLLVNEADQMKRREFIALVGSTFAAWGSQAQDGIRRIGALVTSPLSTGAFEKVLKERGWAVGRNLQIEYRFTGGDTDLTRGYARELLALKPDVLFATTNTSMAALHAEHYNIPTVFAMVSDPVGMHYVESFARPGGNTTGFTPFEPSLGGKWVALLEEVSPNIKHLGIVYNPEPGNNSAAFRDSIEAVANEIGIASIETPNGDASDIDRLIRSFKEKPSSALVFLPDALTSVRRDHIIALVAQSRLPAIYPLRLYCAAGGLMSYGVSINRIYAGAASYVDRILRGASPAELPVQAPTEFELVVNRKAAQQLGLTLPPTLLARVDEVIE; encoded by the coding sequence ATGCCAGCTAGTGACCCCGAAGCACAACTACAGCAATCTCATTCGCCGCAACGCACAACACGATCCCTATTAACTGTGCTATTGTTGGTAAATGAGGCGGATCAGATGAAGCGGCGGGAATTCATCGCACTCGTAGGCAGCACTTTCGCAGCTTGGGGCTCCCAGGCGCAGGACGGTATCCGGCGGATAGGAGCGCTTGTCACCAGTCCGCTAAGCACCGGAGCGTTTGAAAAGGTGCTGAAAGAGCGAGGGTGGGCCGTCGGCCGCAACTTGCAGATTGAGTATCGATTCACTGGTGGTGACACTGACCTGACGCGAGGTTATGCCCGCGAGTTGCTCGCTCTAAAGCCCGACGTTCTGTTCGCAACAACTAACACGTCGATGGCCGCGCTTCATGCCGAGCACTACAACATCCCTACGGTATTCGCCATGGTAAGCGACCCCGTCGGAATGCACTATGTTGAAAGCTTTGCCAGACCCGGCGGCAATACAACCGGCTTTACGCCGTTTGAACCGTCCTTAGGCGGAAAGTGGGTTGCTCTCCTCGAGGAGGTCAGCCCGAACATCAAGCATCTTGGTATCGTGTACAATCCTGAACCAGGAAATAATTCGGCTGCCTTTCGTGACTCGATTGAAGCAGTCGCAAACGAAATCGGAATTGCATCGATCGAAACGCCGAATGGTGACGCTTCGGATATTGATCGATTAATTCGTTCGTTCAAGGAAAAGCCTAGCAGCGCCCTTGTTTTTCTTCCCGATGCACTCACGTCCGTCCGACGCGATCACATTATTGCGCTGGTCGCGCAGTCTCGATTGCCCGCGATCTATCCGCTGCGTCTCTACTGTGCGGCTGGCGGTCTCATGTCCTACGGAGTCAGCATTAACAGGATTTATGCCGGCGCAGCATCTTATGTTGATCGAATCTTGCGCGGTGCAAGCCCTGCCGAGTTGCCTGTCCAAGCACCTACCGAATTTGAGTTGGTCGTAAATAGAAAGGCTGCGCAACAACTTGGCTTAACCTTGCCGCCCACCTTACTCGCTCGTGTCGATGAGGTGATCGAATAG